A single region of the Chitinivibrionales bacterium genome encodes:
- the crcB gene encoding fluoride efflux transporter CrcB, producing MLELLAVGAGGLVGAVLRHLISGWVHVSLKGNSFPFGTLAVNMLGCLIIGAVAGWTNGFSEMAHSWRLFLTIGMLGAFTTFSTFGYDTLLLLQNGRYLGALVNVGAQLTGGLVAVSAGFFLIRLVRGVAL from the coding sequence ATGCTCGAGTTACTGGCTGTCGGAGCCGGTGGCCTGGTCGGCGCAGTGCTCCGTCATTTGATTTCAGGATGGGTCCATGTCTCCCTGAAGGGAAACTCATTCCCCTTCGGTACCCTGGCGGTCAACATGCTCGGCTGTCTGATTATCGGTGCGGTTGCCGGCTGGACCAACGGGTTCAGCGAGATGGCCCACTCCTGGCGCCTCTTTCTCACCATCGGCATGTTGGGGGCTTTCACTACCTTTTCCACCTTCGGCTATGATACCCTGTTGTTGCTCCAGAATGGTCGGTATCTCGGCGCCCTTGTAAACGTAGGGGCACAGCTTACCGGCGGTCTGGTGGCCGTTAGTGCAGGATTTTTCCTGATACGGCTTGTGCGGGGCGTTGCCCTGTGA
- a CDS encoding radical SAM protein produces the protein MIVTPDMQTSFPPMVVAALTNVCTHACIHCPQRHYSQKKDFNPHYMSCDCIENIVDEMAHYPHSLLRFCAWGEPCLHPNLTDFVAYAHSRNVKTILLTNGYLLNEQLSQALLNAGLTLIEVSIDAASSETYTAVRCCNDPAAFTKVVDNVESMIQLRNAVLSSTSIVVSHVTWPNEAGEMEFREFESSWDGKADEVVKRRLTSFCGTLDSESVAVPENRVPCYGLWARFNVNPWGKVPICYNQWEKDKWIIGDLNEPQSTITSIWTGEQFNQLRKQQKKGIYTGPCENCTDYNPFAWEHPFEEVVWKVEQNKKCKFS, from the coding sequence ATGATTGTTACTCCGGATATGCAAACATCTTTTCCTCCTATGGTTGTAGCGGCGCTAACAAACGTATGTACACATGCATGTATCCATTGTCCTCAAAGGCATTATTCTCAAAAAAAGGATTTTAATCCGCATTACATGAGTTGTGATTGCATAGAAAACATTGTTGATGAAATGGCTCACTATCCCCATTCTCTCCTTCGTTTTTGTGCCTGGGGGGAGCCATGCCTTCATCCGAACCTGACTGATTTTGTCGCGTATGCTCATTCCAGAAATGTAAAAACAATTCTTCTCACCAACGGATATCTTCTTAATGAACAATTGTCTCAGGCACTCTTGAACGCGGGACTTACTCTGATAGAAGTCAGCATCGATGCCGCTTCATCGGAAACATATACTGCTGTCCGCTGCTGCAATGATCCTGCCGCGTTTACAAAAGTAGTCGATAACGTTGAATCCATGATTCAATTACGCAACGCTGTTTTATCCAGTACATCAATTGTTGTCAGCCATGTCACCTGGCCGAATGAAGCCGGTGAAATGGAATTTCGCGAATTTGAATCCTCCTGGGACGGCAAAGCCGATGAGGTTGTTAAAAGGCGATTAACTTCATTTTGCGGTACCCTCGATTCTGAATCGGTCGCGGTTCCGGAAAATCGAGTTCCCTGCTATGGATTATGGGCACGATTCAATGTAAACCCCTGGGGGAAAGTGCCGATTTGTTATAACCAGTGGGAGAAAGATAAATGGATTATCGGTGATTTGAACGAACCGCAGTCGACAATTACTTCGATCTGGACCGGCGAGCAATTTAACCAACTCCGGAAGCAACAGAAAAAAGGTATTTATACCGGTCCCTGTGAAAACTGCACTGATTATAACCCCTTTGCCTGGGAGCATCCCTTTGAAGAAGTCGTCTGGAAAGTTGAACAAAACAAAAAATGTAAATTTTCATAA
- a CDS encoding DUF1045 domain-containing protein encodes MIKKLLDKFSLSGIVSSATNRIVDQKLLFIIVVTGLLEILLLSGVDVPLRLLPIAYALPIIALIAIILKASDLERKAYIEDLGINESETHVKIVPILEKSKKIRLLGTGLCIIQNPNLLQKIMKKTREENVTLEILLANPFSHDVKSRLIEEEMGEEKPHVGRQGIINIINMVLMERDAQGNKENVTLRLFSNYPTFAIMVLDDHYYFYPYAYKKLGNYSHIFHFVEESRNCTPLIKFIESQYTRIYNDSLDLAGVGSFDATIHRRLQKKQAADNDKWYAYALYYIPDENSRIYTFGSTIVGYDIRSKIHTNSVYKNYTGAAKYYGFHLTICDALYFKNQAWLDRAIKETEFLAEEFMPFDLTNVRLLESFPNQTAVSIGCTDESGGLEALHHELVSKVYRTASGSNYTRDKALLDRTAPSDRTNLMLTYYNAPYILKQFRPHFTLLSNVPDEKQHEMKLMLENDFSNARVEQRLHVDKLAIMTCGRPEIASDAPQWKIVKEIQLGKRL; translated from the coding sequence ATGATTAAAAAATTACTGGATAAGTTTTCTTTAAGCGGGATTGTTTCAAGCGCAACCAATCGGATTGTCGATCAAAAACTGCTGTTTATCATTGTTGTGACCGGTTTGCTGGAAATATTGCTGCTCAGTGGAGTCGATGTGCCGTTACGATTACTTCCCATTGCCTATGCTCTTCCGATTATAGCCCTTATTGCAATTATATTGAAGGCTTCCGACCTCGAAAGAAAAGCATATATCGAAGATCTGGGAATAAATGAATCGGAAACCCATGTCAAAATTGTTCCCATACTGGAAAAAAGCAAAAAAATCAGATTGTTGGGTACAGGATTGTGTATTATTCAGAATCCCAATTTGTTGCAGAAAATAATGAAAAAGACCCGTGAAGAAAATGTGACACTTGAAATATTACTCGCTAATCCCTTTAGTCATGATGTCAAATCCCGTCTTATTGAAGAAGAAATGGGCGAAGAAAAGCCCCATGTAGGGAGACAAGGCATAATAAACATAATTAATATGGTGCTCATGGAGAGAGATGCACAGGGTAACAAGGAAAATGTTACGTTGCGGCTTTTCTCAAATTATCCAACTTTTGCCATAATGGTCCTTGACGATCATTATTATTTTTATCCTTATGCATATAAAAAACTTGGTAATTACAGTCATATTTTCCATTTCGTCGAAGAATCCAGAAATTGCACCCCGCTAATAAAATTTATTGAGAGTCAATACACTCGGATATACAACGATTCTCTCGACCTTGCAGGTGTTGGCTCATTTGACGCCACAATTCATCGTCGACTCCAGAAAAAACAGGCTGCCGACAATGACAAGTGGTATGCCTATGCACTTTACTATATTCCGGATGAGAACTCCAGGATTTATACCTTTGGCAGTACTATCGTGGGATATGATATCAGATCGAAAATCCATACAAATTCTGTTTATAAAAACTATACAGGGGCTGCTAAATATTATGGTTTTCATTTAACAATATGTGATGCCCTTTATTTTAAAAATCAGGCCTGGCTGGATCGAGCAATCAAAGAGACCGAATTTCTTGCCGAGGAATTCATGCCCTTTGATCTTACAAACGTTCGATTACTCGAATCATTTCCAAACCAGACAGCCGTTTCAATCGGGTGTACTGATGAATCGGGGGGGCTTGAAGCATTGCATCATGAACTGGTTTCCAAAGTCTACAGGACAGCCTCGGGGTCAAATTATACGAGGGATAAGGCACTTTTAGACCGCACGGCACCATCAGACAGGACAAACCTTATGCTGACATATTACAATGCCCCCTATATTTTGAAACAATTCAGACCTCATTTTACACTTCTCTCCAATGTGCCGGATGAAAAACAACATGAAATGAAACTGATGCTGGAGAATGATTTCTCAAATGCAAGAGTCGAGCAGCGACTGCATGTTGATAAACTGGCAATTATGACATGCGGCAGACCTGAAATTGCCTCTGATGCTCCACAATGGAAAATCGTTAAAGAAATTCAACTGGGTAAAAGATTGTAA
- a CDS encoding 2-hydroxyacyl-CoA dehydratase, which translates to MTQATNQYRSLWQELGLDLASHDALLEAVGKAYHDAYLSQENRPEGMKYFDFVVSEIHGLRVKELMDARKEGRKVVGTYCTFVPEEIVLAANGIMVGLCSGADFALEEVEKILPRNLCALIKSSFGFKLGKVCPYLEASDMIVGENTCDGKKKAYEELGKLADNLYIMDLPQTKNGNSKEFLRTEYKKFIKAMEQLSGVSITVEKLQRAIETVNNKRKAIHRLSKLRAHAPAPISGLDSLLVNQIAFFDDPVRFTDSVNTINAELEERSKANDGPFAANTPRILLSGCPLAVPNWKVPFIVESSGAVIVGEESCVGERGTRNLVDTTADTIDGCIDALVDRYLSIDCAIFTPNPDRLSHIQEMVRKYNADGVILYGLNFCTPYLVEAMNIEKVLENQGIPSIRIETDYSREDVGQLKTRIEAFIERIQG; encoded by the coding sequence ATGACACAAGCAACCAACCAGTATCGTTCTCTATGGCAGGAACTCGGCCTCGATCTGGCCTCCCATGATGCTCTTCTGGAAGCAGTAGGTAAGGCTTATCACGACGCCTATCTATCGCAGGAAAACCGACCGGAGGGAATGAAATACTTTGATTTCGTGGTGTCCGAGATTCACGGGCTCAGGGTCAAAGAGCTTATGGATGCCCGGAAGGAAGGCCGGAAAGTTGTTGGGACCTATTGCACCTTTGTCCCCGAAGAGATTGTCCTGGCCGCCAATGGTATTATGGTTGGTTTGTGTTCGGGGGCCGACTTTGCCCTTGAGGAAGTGGAGAAGATATTGCCCCGTAATCTCTGTGCGCTCATTAAATCGAGCTTTGGTTTCAAACTCGGGAAAGTTTGTCCTTACCTTGAAGCCAGTGATATGATTGTGGGGGAAAATACCTGCGACGGCAAGAAAAAGGCGTATGAAGAACTCGGCAAACTGGCGGACAACCTTTACATAATGGATTTACCCCAGACAAAAAACGGCAACAGCAAAGAATTTCTTCGCACCGAATATAAAAAATTCATAAAAGCAATGGAACAATTAAGCGGCGTATCAATCACCGTCGAAAAACTTCAGCGTGCAATTGAAACGGTGAATAACAAGCGTAAAGCGATCCATCGCCTTTCGAAATTACGCGCCCACGCCCCGGCCCCCATATCCGGACTCGACAGCCTTCTTGTCAACCAAATCGCTTTCTTTGACGACCCCGTGAGGTTTACCGATTCGGTAAATACAATCAATGCCGAGCTTGAAGAGCGTAGTAAGGCAAACGATGGTCCTTTCGCTGCAAATACCCCCCGGATTCTGCTGTCGGGCTGCCCCTTGGCCGTCCCAAACTGGAAAGTCCCCTTTATTGTCGAATCCTCCGGAGCGGTGATTGTCGGAGAGGAATCCTGTGTTGGTGAACGGGGAACACGAAACCTGGTTGATACCACCGCTGATACCATCGATGGTTGTATTGATGCACTGGTGGACCGATATCTGTCGATTGACTGCGCAATTTTCACGCCCAATCCCGACCGGCTCAGCCATATTCAAGAGATGGTCCGGAAATACAATGCCGACGGTGTTATTCTCTATGGACTGAATTTCTGTACTCCCTATCTGGTCGAGGCCATGAATATTGAGAAGGTGCTCGAAAATCAAGGAATACCGTCAATTCGTATAGAAACCGATTACAGCCGGGAAGATGTCGGACAGTTGAAAACGCGAATCGAAGCATTCATCGAGCGGATACAGGGCTAA
- a CDS encoding sugar nucleotide-binding protein: MKILLTGASGLLGRAIYNELTTHSGDRVIGTAFSRAQAPLVKLNLRDRKAVEQLIGEEKPDLIIHSAAERHPDICRKDPEGTLRLNVEVTRWIAEFAKETGSLLLYISTDYVFDGTAPPYHPEDTPNPVNLYGKSKLEGERCIQSILEDYLILRVPILYGPIESLDESPVTIIARQLMKENVRTFDNWANRYPTLTTDIAVVIRQMIEQRKSGNSAVRGICHWSGGEALTKYAMALIIADIIGTAPDSVEPVNDPPPGAPRPQNPHIDSSKLEKHGIGQRSGFRKSMREIITPFQRQFS; this comes from the coding sequence ATGAAAATTCTTCTCACCGGAGCATCGGGACTTCTCGGACGGGCGATCTATAACGAACTGACGACCCACTCCGGGGACAGGGTGATCGGGACGGCATTCAGCCGGGCGCAGGCACCTCTGGTCAAACTCAACCTCCGCGACCGGAAAGCGGTTGAGCAGCTCATCGGGGAAGAAAAACCCGACCTGATTATCCACAGCGCAGCGGAACGTCACCCGGATATCTGCCGAAAGGACCCCGAAGGGACTCTTCGGCTCAATGTCGAGGTCACCCGGTGGATTGCCGAATTTGCCAAAGAAACCGGAAGCCTGCTTCTGTATATCTCCACCGATTATGTTTTTGACGGCACCGCTCCACCCTATCACCCCGAAGACACTCCCAATCCGGTCAATCTCTACGGCAAGAGCAAGCTGGAAGGCGAACGGTGTATCCAGAGTATTCTCGAAGATTATCTTATTCTCCGGGTACCAATCCTCTACGGCCCAATAGAATCGCTCGATGAATCCCCGGTAACAATTATTGCCCGTCAGCTTATGAAAGAAAACGTGAGGACCTTCGACAATTGGGCAAACCGGTATCCTACGCTCACCACCGATATCGCGGTCGTGATCAGACAGATGATTGAGCAAAGGAAAAGCGGAAATTCGGCCGTGCGCGGTATCTGTCACTGGTCGGGCGGAGAAGCATTAACCAAATACGCCATGGCACTGATTATCGCCGACATAATCGGCACTGCTCCCGACTCTGTGGAACCGGTCAACGATCCGCCCCCCGGCGCGCCCCGCCCCCAAAACCCCCATATCGACAGCTCGAAACTGGAAAAACACGGCATAGGACAACGAAGTGGTTTTCGAAAATCGATGAGGGAGATTATCACGCCTTTTCAAAGGCAATTTTCATAG